The DNA window CGCCGAATGAGCCGAACACCCGTCCCTTCGTGAACTGGGCACTCGCCAACGGCATCCGCGTCCTGTTCCCCATCAGCCGCGAAGACGGCCTGCTGGACTGGACCGTCGGTGAAACCGGTTCAGAGGTTGAGGGTCTTTATGGAATGCCCGAGCCTGTCGGTGAACTCCTCGGCCCCATTGCGATCAATGAGGTCGACTTGATCCTTGTGCCCGCTGCGGCTGTGAGCCCTGACGGGATGCGAATGGGATGGGGCCGCGGATACTTCGACAAGACCCTCGGCTCGATGGAGAAATGCCCACCCGTCTACGCGATCGTCTTCGACAGTGAGGTGCGGGCCGACGTGCCATTCGAGAAGCACGACGAACGGGTCGACGGGGTCGTCACGCCGTCACGCATTCTCGACTTTTAACCTCACACCCGACCCCATTGGCGCCATCGGCGCCACCGCCGCGACCATTTCAGGAAACCCGAATGCCCACATATTCATACAAGTGCACTGTCTGTGACACCGCCTTTGACATCCAGCAGTCATTCACCGACGATTCGCTCACTGAGTGCCCGGAATGCGCTGGCAGGCTGCGCAAGCTGTACAGCGCGGTCGGGGTATCGTTCACCGGTTCAGGGTTCTATCGCAACGATTCCCGCGCTTCGGGGTCCAGGGAGTCGTCCGGGTCGAGCTCGTCCAGCGGAAAAAAGGACGGTGCTGGCTCGAAGGACTCTGCCGGTGCCACGAAGGAAAAGGTATCGTCGTCGCCTGCCAGCGGTTCCGCCGGATCGTCGAACGCCGGTAGCGCCGCCACCGCTTCGTGAACATGGGGGATAAATTGCTCAAGGGATTCAAAGACTTCATCATGCGGGGCAATGTCATCGACCTTGCCGTCGCCGTCGTCATCGGAGCCGCGTTCACCGCTGTCGTCAACTCGATCGTCGAGCGCATCTTCAACCCGCTGATCGGGGCTCTGTTCCAGGCCGACAGCCTCGACAACGCGCTCATCGTCTCGGTTGGCGATGCGAAGCTGCAATTCGGCGCGGTTATCGGCGCAATTATCAGCTTCCTGATCATCGCGGCCGTGGTGTACTTCGTCTTCGTGCTGCCGATCAACACCATGAAGGAACGCGCCGAGGCCAAGCGCAAGGCCGGCATCGTCGAAGAGAAGGCCCCGGTCACAGAGATCGACGTCCTCACCGAGATTCGCGACCTGCTGGCCAGGAGCAACCTCAAGGAGTAGCGGTCGCGGCGGCTGCTCACCACCACGCGTCCGACCACCGGATCACGGATCCGTCGGTCCCGAACCACCGATCGGTGAACGTCCGGTCAGCCCTGGTGCGGGGTCAACCCCAGTGCGCGGTTAACCCCAGTGCGGCGGGACGTCCTGGAGCAGCTGTGCGTCGTTCGGACCGGCCGCGGGCGGCCGCGCTGCAGACGGCCCACCCCAGGATCGGTCGCTGTCTTCGGCGGCGAGAACGGCCTCCCGGGTGGCCTGCGGCGTCGGGTCCGTTCCTGGCATCGGCGGAAGCACCGCCCGGCGTGAACCGGGAACACGGCGTACTCGCTCTGCATCCGGTGTCCTGACATCGCCCGGTTGGGGCGATTCAGGGGCTTCGGGTCCAGACTGGTTCGACACGTCGATCAGTGTACGCGCTCCTGCTGGCCGTGCTCAGGGACGTCCGCGACGTCGCTGGCGGCATCCGATTCGTGACTGCTCCCGGCGTCGGCGCCCCGCGACGGAACACCGAGCATCGTCAGAATCTTTCGCGTCACCCCGTCGGGGTCGCTGAAGAGGTCGAAGCTGTGTACCCGGAGGTAGTGCCAGCCGAGGCGGCGCAACACGTCCGGGCGCAGGCGCAACGACTCCCGCAGCGAGTCGCTGCTCACTTCGGGATCGGACTCCACGGCGATCGCCTTGCCCTCGTACGCCGCGACCAGGGCGAGCTTGCCCCGATAGCCGACCTCGACCGACAAACCGTGGCGGTACAACCGCTCGGCGAGGTCGATGAGCATGGGCTCAGCACCGTCTGTCGCGGGAGGCGCCGGGACGTGCTGTACCGGCTGCTTGAGGATCTCTGCGAGTGCTCCGATGCCGTGCTGCATCCGATCGGTGTCGATGTCTTCGGGACGGATGCACGACACGATCACCATGGATCGCCTCGCCCTCGTCATTCCGACCGCGAGCAGGCGATCCCCACCCGGCCGGGCAAGGGCGCCGAAGTTCGAGAGCACACGACCGTGCGGGGTCACGCCGTAACCGAGCGAGAAAATAACCCGGTCGCGACTCTCCGCCACTGACTGCTCGAGAGTGAGCACCGAGAACGGCTCTGGTCGTTCCT is part of the Mycetocola zhujimingii genome and encodes:
- a CDS encoding 5-formyltetrahydrofolate cyclo-ligase, coding for MPTQVDHQKRALRAELRERRQNLTTSERENASTGFTDNLIALATRRGATSIACYLSAPNEPNTRPFVNWALANGIRVLFPISREDGLLDWTVGETGSEVEGLYGMPEPVGELLGPIAINEVDLILVPAAAVSPDGMRMGWGRGYFDKTLGSMEKCPPVYAIVFDSEVRADVPFEKHDERVDGVVTPSRILDF
- a CDS encoding FmdB family zinc ribbon protein: MPTYSYKCTVCDTAFDIQQSFTDDSLTECPECAGRLRKLYSAVGVSFTGSGFYRNDSRASGSRESSGSSSSSGKKDGAGSKDSAGATKEKVSSSPASGSAGSSNAGSAATAS
- the mscL gene encoding large conductance mechanosensitive channel protein MscL, which codes for MGDKLLKGFKDFIMRGNVIDLAVAVVIGAAFTAVVNSIVERIFNPLIGALFQADSLDNALIVSVGDAKLQFGAVIGAIISFLIIAAVVYFVFVLPINTMKERAEAKRKAGIVEEKAPVTEIDVLTEIRDLLARSNLKE